One window from the genome of Cucumis melo cultivar AY chromosome 10, USDA_Cmelo_AY_1.0, whole genome shotgun sequence encodes:
- the LOC103500264 gene encoding cucumisin-like has product MRMISRRSMSSSLVFKFVVFSSLFCSLLASGLDSDNDGRKIYIVYMGNKPEDSASTPSHHMRMLEEVVGSSFAPEALLHSYKRSFNGFVVKLTEEEAQKISAKENVVSVFPNEKKHLHTTRSWDFMGFTQNVPRVKQVESNIVVGVLDSGIWPESPSFSDVGYGPPPAKWKGACQTSANFRCNRKIIGARAYRSDKFFPPEDIKSPRDSDGHGTHTASTVAGGLVNQASLYGLASGTARGGVPSARIAVYKICWSDGCYDADILAAFDDAIADGVDIISLSVGGNRPKYYFNDSIAIGAFHSMKHGILTSNSAGNDGPDYFTIRNFSPWSLSVAASSIDRKLVSRVQLGNKNIYQGYTINTFDLKGKQYPLIYAGSAPNISGGFTGSSSRFCSRNSVDRNLVKGKIVLCDSVLSPATFVSLNGAMGVVMNDLGVKDNARSYPLPSSYLKQVDGNNIKTYMDRNKFPTATILKSNAVNDTSAPWIVSFSSRGPNPETYDILKPDLTAPGVEILAAWSPIATVSSGVRDSRTTLYNIISGTSMSCPHATAAAVYVKTFHPTWSPAAIKSALMTTATPLNAKLNTQVEFAYGAGHINPLKAVHPGLLYDAYERDYVRFLCGQGYTTAMVRRLSGDNSFCSRANSGRVWDLNYPSFALSSTSAQSFNQFFRRTVTNVGSKVSTYRAKVVGAPRGLSITVNPPVLSFNAIGQKKSFTLTIRGSIRQSIVSASLMWSDGYHNVRSPITVFVVGTA; this is encoded by the exons ATGAGAATGATAAGTAGAAGAAGTATGTCTTCTTCTCTCGTCTTCAAGTTCGTTGTCTTTTCTAGCCTTTTCTGTAGTTTGCTTGCTTCTGGCTTGGATTCCGACAATGATGGTCGAAAG ATTTATATTGTGTATATGGGGAACAAGCCGGAGGATTCAGCTTCCACTCCTTCACATCACATGAGAATGTTGGAAGAAGTGGTTGGCAG CTCATTTGCTCCAGAAGCTCTACTCCACAGCTACAAGAGAAGTTTCAATGGATTTGTGGTAAAGCTCACTGAAGAAGAAGCTCAAAAAATTTCAG CTAAGGAAAATGTTGTGTCTGTGTTTCCAAATGAAAAGAAACATCTTCATACGACAAGATCGTGGGATTTCATGGGTTTTACACAAAATGTTCCTCGTGTAAAACAAGTTGAAAGCAACATAGTTGTCGGAGTTTTGGACTCTGGAATTTGGCCAGAGTCTCCTAGCTTTAGTGATGTTGGTTATGGCCCTCCACCCGCTAAATGGAAGGGCGCCTGCCAAACCTCTGCTAACTTCCGTTGCAACAG AAAAATCATTGGAGCTCGAGCATATCGTAGCGACAAATTCTTTCCTCCGGAAGACATTAAAAGTCCAAGAGATTCAGACGGTCACGGGACACACACCGCATCGACAGTGGCCGGAGGTCTTGTGAATCAAGCGAGTTTGTACGGTCTTGCAAGCGGCACAGCCAGAGGAGGGGTTCCCTCTGCACGCATTGCGGTGTACAAGATATGTTGGTCCGATGGGTGTTACGATGCCGACATTCTTGCGGCATTCGACGACGCAATCGCGGACGGTGTCGATATCATATCTCTCTCAGTTGGAGGGAACAGACCCAAATATTACTTCAATGATTCAATTGCCATTGGAGCTTTCCACTCGATGAAGCATGGAATATTGACCTCCAACTCTGCTGGAAATGATGGTCCTGACTACTTCACCATTAGAAATTTCTCTCCATGGTCTCTTTCTGTGGCTGCAAGCTCCATTGATAGAAAGTTGGTGTCAAGAGTGCAGCTTGGCAACAAGAATATTTATCAG GGATATACAATTAACACATTTGATCTTAAAGGAAAACAATATCCCCTCATTTATGCTGGAAGTGCTCCCAATATCTCTGGAGGATTCACTGGCTCTAGCTCCAG ATTTTGCTCCAGAAACTCAGTGGATCGCAACTTGGTGAAGGGAAAAATCGTTCTTTGTGACTCTGTATTGTCTCCTGCAACATTTGTCTCCTTGAATGGCGCAATGGGTGTTGTTATGAATGATCTTGGAGTGAAGGATAATGCAAGATCCTATCCCTTGCCTTCCTCCTACCTCAAACAGGTCGACGGCAACAACATCAAAACCTACATGGATCGAAACAA ATTTCCAACTGCAACCATTTTGAAGAGTAATGCAGTGAATGATACATCAGCTCCTTGGATTGTTTCTTTCTCCTCCAGAGGACCCAATCCGGAAACCTACGACATACTTAAG CCGGATTTGACTGCCCCAGGAGTTGAAATTCTTGCAGCATGGTCTCCAATTGCGACGGTTTCCAGCGGAGTTAGAGATTCAAGGACGACGCTCTATAATATAATTTCAGGGACGTCGATGTCTTGCCCGCATGCTACTGCAGCTGCTGTGTATGTAAAAACATTCCATCCTACATGGTCTCCTGCAGCCATCAAATCCGCCCTCATGACAACTG CTACTCCCTTGAATGCCAAACTCAATACCCAAGTAGAGTTTGCATATGGTGCAGGCCATATCAACCCACTCAAGGCAGTACATCCAGGGTTATTGTACGACGCGTATGAACGCGACTACGTTAGATTTTTGTGTGGCCAAGGTTACACCACTGCCATGGTTCGTCGCCTCTCAGGCGACAACAGTTTTTGCAGTCGCGCCAACTCCGGTCGAGTTTGGGATCTAAACTATCCTTCTTTTGCTCTTTCTTCCACCAGTGCACAATCCTTCAACCAATTCTTCCGAAGAACTGTCACAAACGTTGGATCGAAAGTTTCAACATATAGAGCTAAGGTTGTTGGTGCCCCCCGAGGGCTTTCAATCACTGTGAACCCTCCGGTTCTGTCATTCAATGCTATTGGACAGAAGAAATCTTTTACGTTGACAATTCGCGGGTCAATCCGTCAATCTATAGTCTCTGCTTCTTTAATGTGGAGTGATGGTTATCATAATGTGAGAAGCCCAATCACAGTATTTGTTGTTGGTACAGCTTAa